A single window of Thalassomonas viridans DNA harbors:
- a CDS encoding phosphoethanolamine transferase produces the protein MKALACFGLNRTFSVNQLILLTGLYFVAVFNFTFVSGAFNAIVSLETYNLLFLISVPLLLLALLVLLFSLFLLPGAKFLAKPVLITLMLLSSLVFYAGMTYGVVFDYGMIQNAFETHTVEAFSYVNAYMLMFLLVFAGLPLFWLVKVKVNYLSWCKETGQRLKLVVLSISAVAIIAYVFYPNYAAVGRNNSALKKQLIPFQYLSSGYKYIDRNYLSEPLEFKVLDDNLVQIPALAQEKNVLVMVVGETARAKSFAYNGYEKNTNPHTEHLQLLSFANMHACGTATAVSVPCMFSALPRQEFSKRKALSQQNLLDLARLAGVDVLWLDNNSGCQGVCKRINNERIKPDESHDLCDGDYCFDEVLLEPLAEKLGRLEQQTTLIVLHMIGSHGPTYYRRYPKEHALFLPDCQRSDIQNCSERALVNTYDNTIAYTDFVLAQIIERLTLLPGEINASLLYVSDHGESLGENGSYLHGFPYALAPKEQKHIPMLWWQADKPGLAEQNCRQQLSGQAYDHDNIFHSMLGLLSIESSTYNPEQDIFAACRSNSR, from the coding sequence ATGAAAGCATTGGCTTGTTTCGGCTTAAACCGGACCTTTAGCGTTAACCAGTTGATCTTGTTAACCGGGCTGTATTTTGTTGCTGTGTTTAACTTTACTTTTGTCAGCGGGGCATTTAATGCCATAGTGTCGCTGGAAACCTATAATCTGCTGTTTCTGATCTCTGTGCCCTTATTGCTGCTGGCGTTGCTGGTATTGCTGTTTTCTTTGTTCTTGCTGCCGGGCGCTAAATTTCTGGCTAAGCCTGTGCTGATCACCCTGATGCTGCTCTCCTCGCTGGTGTTCTATGCCGGGATGACTTACGGGGTGGTGTTCGACTACGGCATGATCCAAAACGCTTTTGAAACCCACACGGTAGAGGCGTTTTCTTACGTTAATGCCTACATGCTAATGTTTTTACTGGTTTTTGCCGGGTTGCCGCTGTTCTGGCTGGTGAAGGTCAAAGTGAACTACCTGAGCTGGTGCAAAGAGACAGGGCAGAGGTTAAAGCTGGTGGTATTAAGCATCAGTGCTGTTGCCATTATTGCCTATGTCTTTTATCCCAACTATGCCGCGGTGGGGCGCAATAACAGCGCTTTAAAAAAGCAGCTGATACCGTTTCAGTACCTGAGCAGCGGTTATAAATATATAGACCGCAATTATTTGTCTGAGCCCCTGGAGTTTAAGGTGCTGGATGACAACCTGGTGCAAATCCCGGCGTTAGCGCAGGAAAAAAATGTTCTGGTGATGGTGGTGGGGGAAACCGCCCGGGCGAAAAGCTTTGCCTATAACGGCTATGAAAAAAATACCAACCCCCATACCGAACACTTGCAGCTGTTGTCTTTTGCCAATATGCACGCTTGCGGCACGGCAACGGCGGTATCGGTTCCCTGCATGTTTTCCGCCCTGCCCAGGCAGGAGTTCAGTAAACGTAAAGCCCTGAGCCAGCAAAACCTGCTGGATTTGGCCCGCCTTGCCGGGGTGGACGTATTATGGCTGGATAATAACAGCGGCTGCCAGGGGGTATGTAAGCGCATCAACAACGAGCGCATTAAACCAGATGAAAGCCATGATTTGTGTGACGGCGATTATTGTTTCGATGAGGTTTTGCTTGAACCCTTAGCGGAAAAGCTCGGCCGGTTAGAGCAGCAAACCACCCTGATAGTGCTGCATATGATAGGTTCGCATGGCCCTACCTATTACCGGCGTTATCCCAAGGAGCATGCCTTGTTTTTACCCGACTGCCAGCGCAGTGATATTCAAAATTGCAGCGAACGGGCGCTGGTCAATACTTATGACAATACAATTGCCTATACCGACTTTGTCCTGGCACAAATCATCGAACGGCTGACGCTGTTGCCCGGGGAGATCAATGCCAGCTTGCTTTATGTCTCGGATCACGGGGAGTCCTTGGGGGAGAACGGCAGTTATTTGCATGGTTTTCCCTATGCACTGGCGCCTAAGGAGCAAAAACATATTCCCATGTTATGGTGGCAGGCGGACAAGCCGGGCTTAGCCGAGCAAAACTGCCGGCAGCAGTTGTCAGGCCAGGCTTATGATCACGATAATATCTTCCATAGCATGCTAGGTCTGCTTAGTATTGAGTCCAGCACTTATAATCCGGAGCAGGATATTTTTGCCGCTTGCCGCAGCAATAGCCGTTAG